Proteins from one Camelina sativa cultivar DH55 chromosome 8, Cs, whole genome shotgun sequence genomic window:
- the LOC104707387 gene encoding uncharacterized protein LOC104707387 — MGNCLVGRNNENVVEQEEKYEEVMKKDYKRKDRKMKIVLTRDELEKLILFQLNADGANKGGDALLASFGDFLKELEEERLAGEAAAAEEEKSRQRLCRRWKPSLKSVIEWPEEV, encoded by the coding sequence ATGGGAAACTGTTTAGTGGGaagaaacaatgaaaatgttgttgaacaagaagaaaaatatgaagaagtgatgaagaaagattacaaaagaaaagatcgGAAGATGAAGATTGTTCTGACGAGAGATGAGTTAGAAAAACTCATACTTTTCCAACTTAACGCAGACGGTGCAAACAAAGGCGGAGATGCTTTGTTGGCTTCTTTTGGAGATTTTCTTAAAGAACTTGAGGAAGAAAGATTGGCAGGAGAGGCTGCTGcggcagaagaagagaagtctCGCCAGAGATTATGTCGGAGGTGGAAACCATCGTTGAAGAGTGTCATTGAATGGCCTGAAGAAGTATAG
- the LOC104707388 gene encoding long chain acyl-CoA synthetase 5-like: protein MTSQKRFIFEVEAAKEATDGNPSVGPVYRSTFAKNGFPNPIDGIQSCWDIFRTAVEKYPNNRMLGRREIVNGKAGKYVWKTYKEVYDIVLKLGNSLRSCGIQEGEKCGIYGINCTEWIISMEACNAHGLYCVPLYDTLGAGAVEFIISHAEVSIAFVEEKKIPEIFKTCPNSTKYLKTVVSFGGVKPEEKEEAEKLGLVIHSWDEFLKLGEGKEYDLPVKKQSDICTIMYTSGTTGDPKGVLISNESIVTITTGVMHFLENVKATISEKDVYISYLPLAHVFDRAIEECVIQVGGSIGFWRGDVKLLIEDLGELKPSIFCAVPRVLDRVYTGLQQKLSGGGFFKKKVFDVAFSYKFGNMKKGQSHVAAAPFCDKLVFNKVKQGLGGNVRIILSGAAPLASHIESFLRVVACCHVLQGYGLTESCAGTFATFPDELDMLGTVGPPVPNVDIRLESVPEMNYDALGSTPRGEICIRGNTLFSGYYKREDLTKEVLIDGWLHTGDVGEWQPNGSMKIIDRKKNIFKLAQGEYVAVENLENIYSQVEAIDSVWVYGNSFESFLVAVANPAQQTLERWAVENGVNGDFNSICQNAKAKAFILGELVKTAKEKKLKGFEIIKAVHLEPVAFDMERDLLTPTYKKKRPQLLKYYQSVIDEMYKTTKEGQASGQ from the exons atgaCGTCGCAGAAGAGATTCATTTTTGAGGTGGAGGCGGCTAAGGAAGCCACCGATGGAAACCCCTCTGTTGGCCCTGTTTATCGTAGTACTTTTGCCAAGAATGGTTTCCCAAATCCCATCGACGGAATCCAAAGCTGTTGGGATATTTTCCG CACGGCTGTTGAGAAATATCCAAACAATCGAATGCTTGGTCGCCGTGAGATTGTGAACGGGAAG GCAGGGAAGTACGTGTGGAAAACATACAAAGAAGTATATGATATCGTCTTAAAACTTGGGAATTCTCTACGTAGTTGTGGGATTCAGGAG GGAGAAAAATGTGGTATCTATGGTATAAATTGTACTGAGTGGATCATTAGCATGGAG GCTTGTAATGCACATGGCCTCTATTGTGTCCCTTTATACGATACATTAG GCGCTGGTGCTGTGGAATTCATTATTTCACATGCAGAGGTTTCGATTGCGTttgtggaggagaagaagatcccTGAG ATTTTTAAGACTTGTCCAAACTCAACAAAATATCTGAAGA CTGTTGTGAGCTTTGGCGGTGTCAAAccggaagagaaagaagaagctgaaaaaTTGGGGTTGGTAATACATTCTTGGGATGAGTTTTTGAAGCTG GGTGAAGGTAAAGAATATGATCTCCCCGTTAAAAAGCAAAGCGACATATGCACGATTATGTATACGAGTGGAACCACTGGTGATCCGAAGGGAGTTCTGATTTCGAACGAAAGCATTGTTACTATAACTACTGGAGTGATGCATTTCCTTGAGAATGTTAAGGCAACC atatcTGAGAAGGATGTGTATATTTCTTATCTTCCTCTTGCGCACGTCTTTGACCGGGCTATCGAAGAATGTGTTATTCAAGTAGGTGGTTCTATTGGTTTCTGGCGAGGG GATGTCAAATTGTTGATTGAAGACCTTGGTGAGCTAAAACCAAGTATTTTTTGTGCCGTTCCTCGTGTCCTAGATCGTGTATACACAG GACTCCAGCAGAAACTATCTGGTGGTGGTTTTTTCAaaaagaaggtgtttgatgtTGCTTTCTCCTA TAAATTTGGAAATATGAAGAAGGGACAGTCTCATGTGGCTGCAGCTCCATTTTGTGACAAACTTGTATTCAACAAG GTTAAACAAGGACTTGGAGGCAATGTGAGGATTATTCTATCTGGAGCAGCTCCTCTTGCTAGTCACATAGAATCATTTCTTAGAGTTGTGGCATGTTGTCATGTTCTACAAGGATATG GTCTAACCGAGAGCTGTGCTGGAACTTTTGCAACGTTCCCAGACGAACTAGACATGCTTGGAACAGTTGGTCCACCGGTGCCAAACGTGGATATACGCCTAGAATCTGTCCCGGAAATGAATTACGATGCTCTTGGAAGTACTCCCCGTGGCGAAATCTGCATCCGTGGAAACACTTTGTTTTCCGGGTACTACAAACGTGAAGACCTCACAAAAGAAGTTCTTATTGATGGCTGGTTGCACAcag GTGATGTTGGTGAGTGGCAACCAAATGGAAGCATGAAGATAATTGACCGGAAAAAGAACATATTCAAACTCGCGCAAGGAGAGTATGTCGCAGTTGAGAATTTAGAAAATATCTACAGTCAAGTAGAAGCTATTGATTCA gtatgGGTGTATGGAAACAGCTTTGAGTCCTTCCTTGTCGCAGTTGCTAACCCGGCCCAGCAAACTCTTGAAAGATGGGCCGTGGAGAATGGAGTGAATGGAGACTTCAACTCCATCTGCCAAAACGCAAAGGCAAAAGCATTCATACTTGGCGAGCTCGTTAAAACAGCtaaagagaaaaag TTGAAGGGTTTTGAGATCATTAAAGCTGTTCATCTAGAACCAGTTGCTTTCGACATGGAAAGAGACCTTCTTACACCAACCTACAAAAAGAAGAGGCCTCAATTGCTCAAATACTATCAG AGTGTGATAGATGAAATGTACAAGACAACAAAGGAAGGTCAAGCTTCCGGACAGTAG